The Peromyscus maniculatus bairdii isolate BWxNUB_F1_BW_parent chromosome 15, HU_Pman_BW_mat_3.1, whole genome shotgun sequence DNA segment CCATTCTCACTCTGTTCTCAGAACAAGGGTCTCCAGAGCTCTGGGGGGAACCAGCATTTCATTCGAGAACTCCCCTCTCAGGATGAGGACAGAGCTGCCCCTGTGGACCCCACTCTCTGGTGGCCTGAGTACGTGGTCAGATTGTGTTACCCAGGGAAAGCCTAGGCAGTTGGCTCCCTTCCCGGGCTAGAGTAGTCACTCACTAAATATTTGCTGGATTGAATTAAGTTAGAATAACTGAGTGAACAGTGGGTCAAGAGGGCTATCTTTTGGTAAACATGCCCATGTTTTCTGAGTCCTTGAGCGTTTCAAAGTATCCAGGAGTTAAAATGCTACAAGGTAGAGCAGACATCAAAGGAGGTGAGGCAGAGGATAAGAGAAATTCAATTCTTTATCACACCTCTGGTTTCAGACAAATTCTCCTCAACTCTTTAGAGTTCAGTTTGTTCCTCaataatgttttctctttcttaaagtgAAAATGTGGCATAGTTTCCTAGGACTTTTGTAATAAATGACCATGAATTTTGTAACACTAAAGAAATCAATGTTTATACAGTTCTGGAGACTGAGAATCCAATATTCAACATGTTGCCGGCACTGCTCCCTTGGCAGGATCAAGGGAAGTTCTTTTGGTGCTTCTGGCCGGGGTTCTGGTGCTGGCTGGCAGTCCTTGGTGTTTCTAGCTAATAGATGTATAGTTACAGCCTCTTCATCACCACATACCCTTTCCTTCCATGCGTCTCTGTATCCAAATGTCTTCCAGCCATGGTACCAGTCATATTAATTGATGGTCCCTCTCACCCAGTGTGGCTTCATTTTTAACTAATTGCATCAGACCTTCTCTCCAAACAAAGTCACATTCTAAGGTTCAGGGTGAGCAGGAATTTCAGGGAAACACTGTGTAAGCCAGTGCAGATGATAAACTCTTCTCACTCGTCCCAATCCTGTAGCAACGGCTGCTTCCATACATGGGCCCGAATCACCCTGATGACCTTACACTATGGGAAGGAAGGCCCTCACAAAAGGGCAGCTGTCATGTGATTCTGCTTAAGTGGGTGTCTATGTTAGCCAACAAGTAGGAGAGTGGTGTtcagggcctgggggagggggggttagCTCTCTGCGGCATTCATTTTGTAAGACGGAAGTATTGGAAATGTTAGTTACCCATGAATATTCTTAACATTCCTGAAATGGACACTTCAAATGGCTTAGATGGCGAGTGAGTGTAATGTTTATCCTCCAGCCACTGAAAATTGAAAAACTCATTCACTCATGTGTGAACCTGGAAAGTAACTCGCTTTTGTGCCAGTGGAGTTAAGGATATTGCACTCTGAGTGAGCTTTTGCAGCGAGAGCCTTCGTGAATTGGCAGCTTCCTGAATGTCTGTGTGTCATTGATTCTTTCCTTGGTCTTCCCTAATACCCTTAGCTACAACCTGGGCAGTGGTGTGGCTTCCATCATGGTGAATGGCTCCTTCAGCGATGGCCGGTGGCACCGAGTCAAGGCGGTCAGGTAAGCACCTACcacatgggagacagagccaggctaCAAGAGGGTGGATGTGTGTCCAGCTTCCTTTCGGTCCTACTGTCCTCTCACCCACCTTTACCTGGCAGCCTCATGTTGCCATAGTATCCCACCCATGTCCTCTACTGACACCAATGGGCAGAAACCTGAACCCCTGTATCTGCTCTGAATGGAAGGAGATGGCCCAGAGAAAACACTCAACAAATTGTATTGTGtattttcacttaacataattcACATACTACCTAAgaacattttcatacaagtatcTAATGTGTGCAGAGCACACCCCTGCCATACGTCCATCCTTCCCTTACCATTGGCCCTCCCTTTGTTCCCTTAGACAATTTCATTTCTGCTTCCATGTCACATGTCcatatgtgattttatttatctataaataaagagaccacaaaagaggaaaaaaaccataatctttgtctttttgagacaagcttgATTTGGattaatatgattatctccagGATCATACATTTCCTGAACAAtataactttttcctttctttatggctgaaaaaaaatcatatatatatcacattttctctaaCCATTCTTTGGCTACTGGGCACCTAGGCTGCTGTaacttagctattgtgaacagcGCTGCAATAGACATTAATGGGCAAGTATCCCTGGGACATGTAGGGTTGGAGTCTTGGGGCTTTACCAAAGAGTAGTGCAGTTGGCTCATTAGACTTATTGGGGGATCTccatattaatttccatagtggttgaACTAGTTTACATTCTTACTAACAATCTATAAGAGTTCCTTTTGGCCCATAACCTTGTTGGCATTTGTTGTTGTGTGCAGAAAACACCTTATGGTAGCTCAATTGGAGAGGGGCCTTAAAATCTTACCAGGTGAAAATCTGAGGGCATGAAGACATTAAAGAGTGCTCTAAATGTGCTTGCATAGGCAATCCTCCCCTTCATAAGAATGTTATCTGAACATGAGAAGTCACGTATGTTCACCTAGCCCCCAAGACATAGCTAACTGCCCTCCCAGTGCTAACTGCCATCCTGACTTTTGATTAACCTCGGGCAGATTATTCCTATGTCTTTATAATTTTGCCCTGTGTGTCCTTATTCATCACAATACATTTTTGGAAATCAAAAAGCAAGTCCAAATCAGTAATGAATGCCAGTACTGTATGTTAAATGAGCCCAAAGTAAAGAGAAGCTGAATGGCGATTCTGATTGCAGCTCCCTGAAAATGTACTATAACTCTTGCTGTACAATCAGCAGGTGATGGTCAGTGTGAAGCCCCGGGGGCCATGGGCACTCAACCTTGTCAActtcctcttctgcttccctgTAGACTGTGTTAAGTTCGTCCTTATTTAGCCCCCTGCCCTAAGCACCCAACGGCGCTTGCCTTGGAACCTCAGAAGGTGTTGAAGACACAAAAGCAGACCTATGTTTATCTGCTGCCAGGCAGCCCACAAAGCCCAGATGTACGTGTAGGGATTTTAACAAAATCCTGATTCTAgttgttgaaaaaaaaacaaatgttttccatAATGCATATTTACACATTtggatctcattttttttttctagaaaacaaGTCAAAATGCAGAGTCCAACCTAACTTCAAAATACTCTGAAATATTCAGCTTTGGAATGGCTCATTTTTCTTTCAATCATTCACAATGGAGGTTGCCCTCAGACATCTCCAAAGGAATGTGAAATGCTTTGGTTCTCAACTCCAACCACATTTAATCCCAACTGCTGCCCCAGGAACATCAGGGGATATACCCTGCTTATAACCTTGGGTCAAAATGGTTGGTGGAATAGTCACACACTGTAGAAGAATTTAAACTTTGACCGTGACTGTGGTTTGATTATGTCTATGAAGATACACAATGGTGAGGATACCAGTCCCTTCCTAGACATCTAAGGAAGCATGTTAAATGCATTTCCCAAAACTGTGTAAATTGCTGTGGGCAGAACCTAGATCAAAAACATTTCTGTTCACCTCATGATGCAGCCCACACACAGGGATTTCAGATGTTTGGGAGAAACAATGCAGTGGAATGTTCCCTCAGAAGAACTTCATATGCCAGATCATCAAGCTTGGCATGTGTGAATAGCTTAGTAGACATATTAACATACACATCCTCCCTATTGACATCATTGATCTCATTTTTAGTAAGCCTTGGGTTACAGTGAGGGCTGGATAGGAGATGAGGCCAGGAGCTTGATGGGTTGGAGTGTCTGTGAGTGGTAAGCAGACAGGCCTCAGGGGAACTGGGTCAAAGCTATAGCTATCACATATGGCAAGAAGGACTGGATTGGTATCTTAATTCTCTATGGAAGGCTCCAGGTCAGAGCAGCAGAATGAACAAAAAGGGAATCGCTAAAGGGAGGTGGgctgctatgtgcactgtgttgCTTTGGATGACTTCTGGTCTTGCAAGCATGACACCTAATAGAGCAGGAGAAATGTCTCATCTATGCAACATCTTATGCCATATAATTTAGACACAGTGCTTTATAACAGCTCATATTCATAGGAATTTAAGatctgtattttttcatttttgtggataGAAACAATCATATGATAATACGTGTACCATAGCATCATGCCCCTTGGCCAACCTCAATAGAGCAAGATGTGTGTCAGGTACTCTGCTCTGTGCTTTGCATGCATAACAGATGGTTTCCACAATAGCTTTGGAAGTTGATGTTAGTTATTACAATTTCATAGAAGGTTTTGCTCATTGGTCTGTCATTATGAGCCATACACTATTCCAACACGGGAGACACATCATTGAAGAAAAGCAATACTTTGCCTTGGTGGTCTTGCATTCCTCTGAGAGGCAACAAACAATGAGTAATCAACACAATGAATTATGCATTAGAGGTtaactatacttttttttttccagtctaaGATGCCATTGATTAGAAAGTATATAATTCTCATAACTGATGAAATCAAGCAAGTGGGCGTAGTTTAGAGTAATGGGGGGTGAGTGGCAGGGCAAACAAGACAAAGTGGGAAAGGCCATTGCCCATCAGAGCATCAAGGTACGAAGgtctaaaaagtatttttaaaggacaGAGGACACAGCAGGAAGGAATTCTTCAAAACTCAATGAATGAAGAGCTAGTATCAAGAAGTGAGCCAGGGCTggtcctgtagctgaagtttccctgtgtcccgcctggcccagggtcaggacaaatctctctcacctgtcggtcccacagctgcttggacaCAAGTAAACACGCAGAGGCTTATACTATTTACAAAtggtatggccattagctcaggcttattactgaccagctcttttacttaaattaacccataattcttatttatgtttagtcgtctggcttggtaccttttctcagttctgccttcacatggTCCTACTTCCCATGGGGCTGTAAAAGccggcagtgtgtgtgtgagtgtgtgtgtgtgtgtgtgtgtgtgtgtttcacaacCTCATTACTTAGCACATGGTAGGTACTTTTATACCTCTAAATCCGAATGATGGAATTAACACCAAAGATGGTAGCTTATTTCGTTTGGTTTCGGTTTGCTTTGCCTCGCAGGGATGGCCAGTCTGGGAAGATTACGGTGGATGACTATGGAGCCAGAACAGGCAAGTCACCTGGCATGATGAGGCAACTTAACATCAATGGGGCTCTGTATGTGGGTAAGTGACCTTGACTAAAGCTCAGTCTGTCGGGGCTTTTCCTCGGGGGACCTTTGTTTGTTGTCCCTGGGCTGTGTACTCAACAGGTTCAATCAAATACCTGGAAATCAGGAAGCTGTCCAAATAGTCCATTCTCCCATGTTCTGAACTTGTGACTCATGGcccaggaggcaggaagggactCACTCACATGGCTTTTGTGCTCTGGAATCATCCACCAGGAAAACCTCGCTTTTCTTGTTTATAGAATAGGAACTTTCTAAGTTTAGCCACATGAGTTCtctctgaggaaggaggatccgGCTTTGTGTCCTCTCTCGGAATAGAATGAGTGGAACTCCTATAAATGGCTAATAATCTGAgatgcagaaggaaaaaaaagcaggaaTTAATACCTTTTGTGTTTTCTAAGTGAGCTTAATTGAAAGCAGCCAAGACAGTACCTGTTGTTGACATTGTATAACATTTCAAAATCTGTTCAAGAGCTGTTTAGTTTTAAGATTGTCATTTGAGCCAGAAATCACATCTGAGATCAGCCTTTTTAGTGTTCAGAGGTATATTCAGTTGATCGAATCAACCTAATACATGTGATGTACTAGACAATTAGTCCTTGGCCAGGAGCCATTCAAGTAGACCATAAAGAATCTCCCACTAGTGACacctcttcttgcctccttctctccctccctccttgcctccttGCAGGTGGAATGAAGGAAATCGCTCTTCACACCAACAGACAATACATGCGAGGCCTCGTGGGCTGCATCTCCCATTTCACACTGTCCACTGATTACCACATTTCCCTTGTGGAAGATGCTGTGGATGGGAAAAATATCAACACTTGTGGGGCTAAGTAACGCCAGCTGGCCTTGTCCAAGGGACATAGCCTCTATCCTGAACATCCCAGGGGCCCAGAGATCCTGCCTGATGCTGCACATAGAGGTCTGGGAATCAGGTGTGGTTCCTGTCATCAAGGACAAAGTACAACCTGATGGGAACCAAGACTGGAGGCCCTGGATGGCCTTCTCTGCAAACGCTCTGTGGGCCAAACCCAATGAACTACTGTGGATAGGAAGCATTGGACTTTGTCGTTCAACATATAGAGTCTGTGAGAGATCGTACATCACATCAAGTTCCAGGGACTGTCTGCTGTAACTCAGTGGCTATGTTGTATTAAAGAGAGT contains these protein-coding regions:
- the Egflam gene encoding pikachurin isoform X3 gives rise to the protein MRFKTTAKDGLLLWRGDSPLRPNSDFISLGLRDGALVFSYNLGSGVASIMVNGSFSDGRWHRVKAVRDGQSGKITVDDYGARTGKSPGMMRQLNINGALYVGGMKEIALHTNRQYMRGLVGCISHFTLSTDYHISLVEDAVDGKNINTCGAK